Proteins found in one Xenopus laevis strain J_2021 chromosome 1L, Xenopus_laevis_v10.1, whole genome shotgun sequence genomic segment:
- the LOC108715337 gene encoding zona pellucida sperm-binding protein 3, giving the protein MAAYWGVLLAYLSWVRFGAPQRAPANSFYYQCNSTSVSLAVRIDPLGTGQLLDPSNVYLGQCHPSSTTVLRGYLVFEYNLRDCGFSRLTYGNTVTYSVDLVYVSSGISFQRFPQPFREQIICNFTRSLSPTPSNLMAESQLSGEGSLLFSGQFMKDDFSGPSDVKVFTLGASIFVELSVFPGLHLPLRIYVDECTVAPTDSLSSAKETYSLIQNHGCFVDGKEAASTYLARPAPSSIRLSFQALSFKDLDTDLFLHIQVVVWDPKDVSDPSRKACSYLIDSARWVLLDNPSDQSLCNCCDSICRPRSSRRRRHVNGDDMEEVGLVHKMVLGPFRVDNSVNGSHTMDRNLYRPTASKGFIIPPAVGALLLEVAVLLVMSVGVVIYSRTTKKNPEETDTKSLISEIKQ; this is encoded by the exons ATGGCTGCTTATTGGGGAGTACTGTTGGCTTACCTGAGTTGGGTACGGTTTGGGGCACCTCAGAGAG CTCCAGCAAACTCCTTCTACTATCAATGCAACAGCACCTCTGTGAGTTTGGCAGTGAGGATTGATCCTCTTGGAACAGGACAGCTGCTGGATCCTTCCAATGTATATCTGGGCCAATGCCATCCTTCCAGCACCACAGTGCTACGAGGATACCTTGTGTTTGAATACAATCTAAGGGATTGTGGCTTCTCCCGTTTA aCCTATGGGAATACTGTGACATATTCCGTAGACTTGGTTTACGTGTCATCTGGTATCAGTTTTCAGAGATTTCCGCAGCCATTCCGAGAACAGATAATCTGCAACTTCACAAG ATCACTGAGTCCTACCCCATCCAACCTCATGGCAGAATCCCAGTTGTCCGGGGAAGGAAGCTTACTATTCTCTGGCCAGTTCATGAAAG ATGACTTCTCTGGACCATCTGATGTAAAAGTGTTCACGCTGGGTGCTTCTATTTTTGTGGAGCTGTCTGTCTTTCCTGGACTACACCTGCCCCTTCGGATTTATGTGGATGAGTGTACAGTAGCTCCTACTGACAGTCTCAGCAGTGCAAAGGAAACCTACAGTCTCATCCAAAATCATGG GTGTTTTGTGGATGGAAAAGAGGCTGCATCTACATATCTGGCCCGTCCTGCTCCATCGTCTATCAGACTGTCCTTTCAGGCCCTGAGCTTTAAAGATCTTGATACAGAT CTCTTTCTTCACATTCAGGTTGTAGTCTGGGATCCTAAAGATGTGAGTGACCCCAGCAGGAAGGCATGTTCATATCTCATAGATTCTGCCAG ATGGGTACTTCTGGATAATCCCAGTGACCAATCCTTGTGTAATTGTTGTGACTCAATCTGTAGACCTCGGTCATCCCGAAGGAGGAGGCATGTCAACG GTGATGACATGGAGGAAGTTGGCTTGGTTCACAAAATGGTCTTGGGACCTTTCAGGGTGGATAACTCAGTAAATGGAAGTCATACAATGGACCGGAATCTATATAGACCAACAGCAAGTAAAG GCTTCATTATACCACCTGCTGTTGGTGCTCTCTTGCTAGAGGTGGCTGTTCTGCTGGTGATGTCTGTAGGAGTTGTCATCTACAGCCGTACAACTAAGAAGAACCCAGAGGAGACTGACACAAAGAGCCTTATTAGTGAAATTAAGCAATGA
- the mtfp1.L gene encoding mitochondrial fission process 1 L homeolog (The RefSeq protein has 1 substitution compared to this genomic sequence), translating into MGHQQQQPGKSSEKDLYRDTWVRYLGYANEVGEAFRALVPKAVVWASYGVATAYVTADAADKGKKAANSYKESPDQTAQVAVAVVDTFVWQALASVAIPGFTINRLCAASLYLMGRVTRWPLPVRKWATTAVGLSAIPIIITPIDGSVDWMLDSSLRKLYSKSH; encoded by the exons ATGGggcaccagcagcagcagccgggCAAGTCCTCAGAGAAAGACTTGTACAGGGACACATGGGTGCGATATCTGG GTTATGCCAATGAGGTTGGGGAGGCGTTTCGAGCACTAGTTCCCAAAGCAGTGGTTTGGGCCAGCTATGGAGTAGCCACGGCCTATGTCACGGCTGATGCAGCAGATAAGGGCAAGAAAGCAGCAAAT TCTTATAAAGAAAGCCCAGACCAGACAGCACAAGTCGCGGTGGCTGTAGTGGACACTTTTGTATGGCAAGCTTTAGCATCAGTGGCTATTCCAGGCTTTACTATTAATCGGCTTTGTGCAGCGTCTCTCTATCTCATGGGACGAGTAACACGCTGGCCTCTCCCTGTTCGAAAGTGGGCAACCACCGCAGTAGGACTGTCTGCAATCCCCATTATTATAACACCAATCGACAG GTCAGTAGATTGGATGCTGGACTCCAGTCTTCGGAAACTGTACAGCAAATCCCATTAG